The Caproicibacterium amylolyticum genome includes the window AACTTCAAAGAAATTGCGCATTACATTCTGTAATATGGAACTCGTATAAGTTGCGTTTGAAGACTTTCGAACTCCTAAATATATATAAGATGGAAAAAACTTTCCCATTTCTGGAGTTGTAAATAAAAACTTATCATTGACAAGAAATGATACCGCAAGAATTTTGCAAGGAAGCGCAAGTTCCTCTAAATTAATTAATAAACTATCTCGATAGCAATAAATTTCTGAACCTGATAATCGCTTTACTTCATATTTATAGCCATTAATTTCGTATCCAATTGAAAACTGATCATATCTAAATTTAGGTTTTCTTTGATAATTCTTTGCTTTTTCCAAGAATATAAATATGTTTGCAATAATCGTTAATAAGTAGCTTTTGCCTGAGCCATTAACGCCAAGAATTAACGTTGTAAATATTTTATCTCTAGGGGTATTACTTTGAGCTACAAATTGTACATTCATTATTTCTTTACCGTGATGATTGATTTTTAATGACTCAAGTAAAAATTCACACATATTATCAACTCCGCTAATTTCATGATCTTTGCAACTTGTTGTAAGCGATACCGGCATGATCTGCAAATTATGGTATTTCTTTATTGCTCGGCGAACTTCGCATCATGGTACTAATCTACCATTTTAATTTATCATGCTATCTTGTTGTTTACAAGTACAAGGGGTACCCCTTGTGCTTGCCCCCGATTTCTTCCTATATTTCTACATTATATTCCCATATTACCACTATTTCACTGCTTCGTCCATTTCTTTTTAAACAATTTGCACGATTATCCTGCCAGTCGGCTGAAAGTGCCAGCTTGTCTATCGAAATCTATATTTTTATGGGCTGTCCGGCGTCCTAATGGGAAAACTCGCCGCATAAAAATGATAATAAGCCTGCCGGGAGTCCCGAAAAGGACTCCCTTTTTCATTCTCGGAGGTGGTGCTGTGGATGATTTCAGAACCCTGAAAAACTACAAACCGTCCCGCTTTAAGGCGGCGGGTTCGGTATATAAAGAGCGGTTCGCGGACTCGGCGGTGTATTTTGTCAACAATCTGCGCCACACCAAAGGGCGCTGGTACGGCGAGCCGTTCGAACTGATTGACTGGCAGGAGCAGATTATTCGCGACCTGTTTGGCATCGTCCGCAAATTCGACGAGTGCCGCCAGTTCCGAACCGCGTATGTGGAGATTCCTAAAAAGCAGGGCAAATCTGAGCTTGCGGCGGCGGTCGCTCTTCTGCTCACCTGCGCCGATCTGGAGCACGGCGGCGAAATCTACGGCTGCGCCTCCGACCGCAGTCAGGCGAGCATCGTATTTGATGTGGCGGTGAACATGGTCGACCAGTTCCCGCAGTTGAGCAAGCTGATGAAGCTGAACATCGGGCAAAAGCGCCTGACCTTCACGCCGCTTGACAGCTTTTATCAGGTATTGTCCGCCGACGCGTACACGAAGCACGGCCTCAACGCCCACGGAGTCATTTTTGACGAGCTTCATGCCCAACCGAACCGGCAACTGTTCGACGTCATGACGAAGGGCTCGGGCGACGCGCGTGAACAACCCCTGCATTTCATCATCACCACAGCCGGAACCGACCGCAACTCCATCTGCTGGGAGATGCACCAGAAGGCCGAGGACATTCTGCGCGGCAAGCGCATCGATCCCACCTTTTACCCGGTGATCTATTCCGCCGCCGACGATGAGGACTGGACTTCTGAGGAAGTCTGGCGAAGGGTGAACCCATCCCTCGGCATCACGGTCACAATGGAAACGATGCGTCAGTCCTTTGAGGACGCGAAGCAGAATCCGGTCAACGAGAATATTTTCCGCCAGCTGCGCCTGAACCAGTGGGTGAAGCAGTCCGTCCGTTGGATGAACATGGAGCGGTGGGACAGTTGCGACTTCAAATTCGACCCGAAGGCGCTGGAAAACCGAATCTGCTACGGGGGCTTGGATTTATCCAGCACCACGGACATCACTGCGTTTGTGCTGGTGTTCCCGCCGGAGGATGAGGAAGATAAATACGTCGTCCTGCCGTTTTTCTGGATACCGGAGGAATCGCTCGAAACCCGCGTCAGGCGCGACCATGTGCCGTATGACCTGTGGAAAGCGCAGGGCTTTTTAAACACCACTGAGGGCGACGTCATCCACTATTCCTTTATTGAGAAATTCATTGAGGAACTCGGCAAGAAATACAACATCAAAGAGATCGCGTTCGACCGCTGGGGCGCGTGGGAGCTGACGCAGAATCTGGAGGGACTGGGCTTTACCGTCGTGCCGTTCGGGCAGGGCTTCAAGGATATGTCCCCGGCGACGAAGGAACTGATGCGCCTGACGCTGGAGCGGAAGATCGCCCACGCCGGAAATCCGCCTCTGCGCTGGATGGCGGATAACCTCTGCGTCAGCACCGACGCCGCCGGAAATATCAAGCCCAACAAACAGAAAGCGACCGAGCGCATCGACGGCGTGGTGGCGCTCATTATGGCGCTGGACCGCGCCATACGCAACGAGGGCGCGCTGCCGGGAAGCGTGTACGACACGCACAGCCTGCTGATGTACGGAGAGGACGGGTGGAACTGATGGGCTTTTTCTCACGGAAAAAGAATCCAAAGAACAGCCTCTCCACCTCGAAAAACTTCTTCTGGGGTGGTTCCACCTCCGGCACCTTTGTCAACGAGAACACCGCCATGCAGACGGCGGCGGTGTACGCCTGTGTCCGCGTGATTTCGGAGGCTATCGCGAGCCTGCCGCTGCACGTTTACCGCTATGAGGATACCGGTTCCAAACTTCTGCCCGGCCATTCTCTGTATAACATCCTTCACAACGCGCCGAATCCGGAAATGACCAGCTTCGTCTTTCGCGAAACGCTCATGAGCCACCTGCTCCTGTGGGGCAACGCTTACGCGCAAATTATCCGGGACGGCGGCGGTCGGGTGCTGGCACTTTACCCTCTTCTCCCCAACAAAACGGATGTCTGGCGTGGCCCGGACGGGCAGATTTACTACACCTATTGGCGGAACACGGACGAAAGCCGCCCTAATGAGAAAAGCGGCGGCGTGACACTTTCCAAAGACGACGTTCTGCACATTCCCGGCCTGAGCTTTGACGGGCTGGTCGGCTATTCGCCCATCGCGCTCACCAAAAATGCGGTGGGCATGGCGATCGCCACCGAGGATTACGGCGCTTCCTTCTTCGCTAACAACGCCAATCCCGGCGGCATTCTGGAGCATCCGGGGACACTGAAAAATCCCGACCAGATTCGCTCGGCGTGGGAAATGCTCTACAAAGGCGGTAACAAAGCTCACCGGATTGCCGTCTTGGAGGAAGGGCTTAAATTCCACCCGATTTCGGTGCCGCCGGAGGAAGCGCAGTTTCTGGAAACCCGCAAATTTCAACTCGACGAAATTGCCCGCATTTTCCGGATCCCGCCCCATATGGTCGGCGATCTGGAAAAAAGCAGTTTTTCGAACATCGAGCAGCAGTCTCTGGAATTTGTGAAATACACGCTCGACCCGTGGGTGGTTCGCTGGGAGCAAACCATGAACCAGTCTCTGCTCCTGCCGTCCGAAAAAGCCTCCGTTTATATCAAATTCAATCTGGACGGCCTGCTGCGCGGCGACTACGCCACACGCATGAACGGATACGCCATCGGGCGGCAAAACGGTTGGCTGTCGGCAAACGACATCCGGCGGCTTGAGAACATGAACGAAATCACGCCCGAGGAGGGCGGCGATCTGTATCTTGTCAACGGCAATATGGTGAAGATGGCTGACGCGGGCGCGGCGTATACGAAACAATCCTCAGAAAACAAAGGGGGTTCCGGTACATGAGTGAACAATTGCAGGCGAACGGCTCGCAGGACACACCCACTCCAAGGCGCGAATTGCCAGCGGCGGCTCGCCGCAAATTCTGGAACTTTGTAAACAACGACGGCGAGGAACGCACCCTGTATCTGGAGGGCGCAATTGCCGACGAAACGTGGTGGGGCGACGAGGCCACGCCAAAGCTGTTCAAGGACGATCTACTCTCCGGCTCCGGCGACATCACCATCTGGATCAATTCTCCCGGCGGGGACGTGTTCGCCGCCGCGCAGATTTACAATATGCTTAAGGAATATTCCGGTAAAGTGACCGTGAAAATTGACGGGATCGCCGCTTCGGCGGCCTCAGTCGTCGCCATGTCGGGCGACCAGGTGCTCATGTCACCGGTTTCCAATCTGATGATCCATAATCCCTCGACCATCGCCATCGGGGACGGCGACGAAATGCTCCGGGCAAAGGCAATGCTCGATGAAGTGAAGGAATCCATCATCAACGCCTACGAAGCGAAATCCGGCCAGTCGCGCGCCGCGATTTCTCACATGATGAACGATGAAACGTGGATGAACGCCAAAAAAGCGGTGGAGCTTCACTTTGCGGACGGCATTCTTTATACGGAATCCGCGCCGCAGGATACCTCCGGCGGGCTGATTTTCTCCCGCATGGCGGTTCAAAATTCACTTCTGAGCAAATTCCCCGCGAAGAAGCCGCTTCCAAAAGTATCCGCCACAGAACGAGAATCGCGCTTGAATCTCTTAAAATAACATATCGGGAGGAACTGATGATGCCGACAATTCTTGAACTGCGCGAGAAACGCGCCAAAGCATGGGAAGCCGCCAAGGTCTTTCTTGATCTCAAGAAAACCCCGGATGGAATGCTATCCGCCGAAGACGCTGCCGCCTACGATAAAATGGAAGCTGAAATTATCGCGCTCAAACAGCAGATTGACCGCGAAGAACGGGCGCGCGAATACGAGCAGGAGCTTGCCTCCCCCACCAGTCAGCCGCTGACCGGGAATCCCGGCGTTCCGGCGCAGGCTCAGTCCGGCAGGGCGTCCGACGCTTACAAAGCGGCGTTCTGGGACGCCATTCGCGGACGCAAGGCGGCAAACGCTTTGCAGGTGGGCACCGACAGCGAGGGTGGATATCTGGTGCCGGACGAATTCGACCGCCAGCTGATGGAAACTCTCGAGGAACAGAACATTTTCCGGCAACTTGCCCGGATTATTCAGACTGCCAGCGGCGACCACAAAATTCCGGTGGTCGCAACCAAAGGCACCGCAAGCTGGGTGGATGAGGAAGGCCAGATTCCCGAGAGCGACAACAGCTTTTCTCAGGTAACGCTCAGCGCGTATAAGCTGGCAACGCTGATTAAGGTCAGTCAGGAACTGCTGAACGATTCGATCTTCCCGCTGGAAAGCTATATCGCGAGCGAATTCGCCCGGCGCATCGGAGCCAAAGAGGAAGAAGCGTTCTTTGTCGGCGACGGCACAAAAAAGCCCACCGGCGTTCTCGCCGCGACGGGCGGCGCGCAGGTGGGCAAAACAACGGCGTCGGCAACCGCCATCACGCTGGATGAAATTCTCGATTTGTACTACAGCCTGCGGTCGCCTTACCGGGCAAAAGCTGTGTTTATCACGAACGACACGACCGTGAAAACCGTCCGCAAGCTGAAAGACAGCAACGGGCAGTACCTCTGGCAGCCGGCGATTACCGCTTCCGCGCCGGATACGATTCTGGGCAAACCCATTTATACCTCCGCCTATGTTCCGGCTGTCGCGGCAAGTGCGAAAACCGTGGCGTTCGGAGATTTCAGTTACTACTGGATCGCCGACCGGCAGGGGCGCACATTCCAGCGGCTGAACGAGCTGTACGCCACCACCGGGCAGGTGGGTTTCATCGCAACCGAGCGGGTGGACGGAAAGCTGATTCTGCCGGAAGCGGTGCAGGTGCTTCAGCAGGCGGCGTCATGATATGGCGGATTTGCTGGATAAGGTTAAGAAGAATCTGATTCTGGAGCACAATCAGGATGATATCCTGCTCCAAAGCTTTATCGCCGCCGCGACCGCCTACGCCGAAAAATACCAACATGTGGCAGACGGTTTTTACGCCGAAAATACGATGTCCGCAACCACGGAGCAGGCAATCATTATGCTGTCAAGCCACTTTTATGAAAGCCGCGACGGCTCCACCGGGGGATTTTTTGCCGACAGCGTTCCGGCGGGACAGCAGGTATGGGATACCGTGAATATGCTCCTGCGCCTCGACCGCGAATGGAAGGTGTGAAATATCATTCTATGATTTGAGATATATTCTTCACAAGATTTGATTGGCACTCATGTGCTTGATTAATCAATTTCTCTCCTCGCACATCAAGAGCGACATTCATAAAAGTGTATGGAGTACTGATGTGTGAATCCATTAACTTGTTGAGCGGTAAATCGTCAATATTCATTGCCTCACTATGCACCTTATAAATTTCATCCAACACAGCATTAATTGCCCAAAAACGCCGATTGTTTTCCTTGTAATCGTCAGTATAGTCCCCATTTTCTTTTAAACAAGTTTCTAACTTGTCAAGTAATCCATCTGGATATACAATCTGAATTTGTGCGGGAAAAACGGGAAAGTGTAATGCCTCAGCAAGTTGAATCCACGTCTTTGTACTTGGTGTCCGCCTCCCTGATTCATAATGAGCATAGGTTGATTTATCTATGCCAAGCTCATCAGCTACATCCTTTTGAGTTTTTCCAGCACGTTGACGAAAAAGTTTTAGTTGCTCATTTATTTCCATTGATATTCCTTCCTTCTAAGAAATTGGCGTATCGCCAACGCTAGTATAATGCTAAGTTGGCGCTTTGTCAACCAAGTAATTGAGAAAGTTGGAAAACACATGAGTTTCGGTAAAATGAACGCTTTCATTGATGTTGTAAAGACCGAGCAAAGCAAAGACGCCGACGGCTTCGTCACCTCGACCGATACGGTGCTTGCCAGCGCCCGCGCCTACCGGGAAGACCGTCACGGGAATGAGATATGGGCGAACCGCGCGGCGTGGTCGGCAGCGACCAGCCTGTTCCGTTTCCGCAGGATTCCCGGCGTAGAAATCCGTCCCTCGCTTTTTATCGTCTGCTCCGGCGAACGGTTCCGTATTCTCAGCGCGGAGGATGTGCGGGGGCGCGGCATGTACACCGAGGTTCTGGCGGAACGGCTGGAGCCGAGTAAGCATTGAGGAGGGATTCCTGTGGCAAAGGTAAGTTTTTCTATGCCAGCCGACTTTTTGCGGAAAGTCTCCGCGCTCGGCGAGAAAACCGACGAGATTATCCCCCGTGTGCTGGAAGCGGGCGGTGAGGTCGCGTTCGAAAAGGTTCGCGATAATTTGGAATCGGTCATAGGCCGGGATACCAAATCCCCTTCGCGTTCCACCGGAGAGCTTGCGTCGGCGCTGGGGCTTTCTCCGGCGAGGATGGATAAGGACGGCAATTTTAACGTTAAAGTGGGCTTTTCGGAACCGCGCCCGGATGGGGAGAGCAATGCCAAAATTGCCAACATCCTCGAGTACGGCAAGCACGGCCAGCCGCCGAAGCCCTTTTTAAAGCCCGCAAAAACACAGGCGCGCAAACCGGGCATTGAGGCGATGAAGGAAAAGCTGGAGGAGGAAATCAAAAAAATATGAGCATCCTTCAGGAACTGACCGCACTCATCACCGGATTGGGGCTTGCGGTGGAAACCGGCGTTTTTTCCGGAGAAGCTCCCGCAGAGTATATAGTTATAACGCCGTTGACCGATTCGTTTGAGTTGTTCGGCGACAACCGCCCGGAATATGAAACGCAGGAGGCGCGCCTGTCGCTCTTTTCCAAAAGAAACTACATCGCGCTGAAAACCAGCGTCCTCCGCGCGCTGCTGGCCGCCGGTTTTACCGTCACCGACCATCGGTATATCGAACATGAGGACGATACCGGTTACCACCATTATGCCATCGACACGGCAAAACCGTATGCATGGGAGGAATGAAGATGGCCACCATCGGCATGGATAAACTCTATTACGCTAAAATTACCGAAGGCACCGACGGGGATGAAACATACGCGACGCCAACCCAGCTTGCAAAGGCAATTAAAGCCGATCTTACCATTGATCTGGCGGAAGCGACGCTCTACGCCGACGACGGCACAGCCTATGTCGTCAAGGAGTTCAAAACCGGTACGCTGTCGCTGGGTGTTGAGGACATCGGCGCTCAGGCGGCACAGGACCTGACCGGGGCAGTCGTGGACGACAACGGCGTTCTGGTGTCCACCGGTGAAGATGAGGGAGCGGCGGTGGCAGTAGGCTTTCGGGCGCTCAAACCGAACGGGAAATACCGCTATTTCTGGCTGTACCGCGTAAAATTCGGCATCCCCGCCGCGAATCTGCAGACCAAAGGCGACTCCATCACCTTCCAGACCCCGACCATTGAGGGAACCGTGATGCGCCGGAACAAGGCCGACAGCAAGGGCAATCATCCTTGGAAAGCCGAAGTGACCGAAGGCGACGCCGGCGTATCCGACGCAACCGTTACCGGCTGGTACGCGCAGGTTTACGAGCCGGTTTACACCGCGCCGCCGTCCGGCACATAAAGGGGGATTTTTTCATGGAAGAAGAACGCGGCGCGCTGATTGACATCGGCGGCGAGGAATACGAGCTGATTCTCACCACAAAGGCGACAAAGGCCATCGCCGGGCGCTACGGCGGCCTTGAAAATCTGGGTGAAAAGCTGATGCGCTCGGAGAATTTTGAGATGGCGCTGGATGAGATCGTCTGGCTTCTGACACTGCTTGCAAACCAGTCCGTCCTGATTTACAACCTCAAACACAAAGATGCGCCGAAGGAACTGCTGACCGAGGAGGAAGTGGAGCTTCTCACCTCGCCCCTGCAGCTGGCGTCATATAAAAACGCCATCACCGAAGCCATGCTCCGGGGCACCGCCCGGAACGTGGTCAGCGAATGCGCAGAGAATCCATTAAAAAACACACCAGCCGGGTGAGCGACAGCGAACTTTTCACCCGGCTGTATTATTACGGAATCGTTCAGATGCATATGGAGCCGGAGCAATTCTGGCTCACGCCCATCGGGCTTTTTCTGGATTTATGGGCCTGTCACAAACAGTTTCTGGGAATTGAGACACCGTATCGGGAGATAAGTGTGGATGATGTGATACCAAGTGATAGTTAAATCATGCAACTACTTGAATTTTGCTTTCTAAACACAAAAACAACTTGTACATTTCATTCATATATATAAACCTGCGCAGGGAATTAGCTTCCGTTTCTTTCTCTGTCGCATGTCCGTGGGCTATCTTATGTCTTGAATTATTGGGGCAGCTATCCGGATCAGCTGGAGAAAAGTTTTCGGTGTAAGTCTTATCTACACAGTCCAGAACACATCTACAAATAATCCAATCTGTGAAAGGCATCACATTCATGGGCATTTCAAGAGCAAGATCTGTCACACTTTGAAGTGCCTTCTCTCCCCGATACATTGGATTCGCCATGTTTTCACGGACAAAATCAGTTACAATTCCTTCAAAATGGAGAGAGAGTATTGTTGTAGAAGAATTGAACATTCGCCTTGAGTGGCCTATCAGTGCTTCATGAAATACATTTTTTCTTGACTCGAAGTAAGAAGGACCGCTCCATCCATTTACAATTTGCTTAAGGGCAGCACATCTATTATTCCTGAAATGTTGAACAATCAGAGTGTCCACTTCTTCTTGTGTGATTTCAGTTCTTCGTTCATATATATTATCAACAATTTCTTCAGGAAGCTCCGAAACTAAAAGCCAGCCAAATTTTCTTAGAAGATTATTTTTTTCTTCAAAATTTCTCATATGAGCGAATGCTTCTGAAAATTGTGAAAAATCAATTGGTGGAATGGCTCTTACAAGCCCAGAAATCTGAAATCGAAACGCATCAGTAAAGCCTTGGGTAATTTGCGACATTTGCTTCGTCATCGGAATAAGGGTATCTGATAAGCTTTGCAAACCACTGGTCATTGCGCGAATTGAATCAGTTAAATAGTCCATTTTGGAAAGACTGATCTGTAATGGTTGAATCGATTTCACTAATGACTCTGCTAGGTAATCAAATCTTGGCAACGATGTTTGAAGTGCTCTTGATGCTTCATTTGCTAGGGAACTCAGAGCCGGAGCCAGAGACTTCGATACCATCTCACTCACGGAAATAGCAGGTTGCATCGCAATGGCTTGTTTAGCAACAAAATTCTGTTGAACCATCAACGCACTCATGAGTGGCGGATTGATCATTCGCTGGATGGTTGCCTGCTGTTTAAGTGCTGATTCTAGCACCGGATTAGAAAGAGCAGAATTAAGCCCTACTGGAATATTGGTTTTTAACTTATCCATATTATTTGTCAATCCCCCCCATGACGTTTAAGCATGATTCTTTTTACTTCTTTTTACTCTCTTTACTCTCTTTACGGATGGTTCCAATTTGTTTATCAGATCGTGTGTCCCGACCATCAGAATTTCGGATTGTTCCCGCTGGTAATCCGTGGTTCTTTTCGAAGGAACCTACCGTACAATCGCTCCTTGTCTTCCGAGTCATTTTAAGCCCTCCTTTACGTTGAATCTTATTAAACCATACGTTTTGACCATTATCAGTCAGACATTCTAAGTACTAACACTAAAATTATACAGCCTACATATTGTGATTGTCAAGATAGTTCAACACCACAAGTTGTAATTTGTAGATAACCATATGTTTTAAGGAGGTGACCGCATATCGCAGACGATTTTGGGGTGCGGATCGGCATCGAGGGCGAAAAGGCTTTCAAGGATGCGCTCCGCGACATCAACCAGAGTTTCAAAGTACTCGGCTCCGAGATGCAGCTGGTCACCAGCCAGTTTGACAAAAATGACTCATCCGTGCAGGCCGTCACCGCCCGGAATGCAGTCCTGAATAAAGAAATTGACCAGCAGAAAGAGAAAATCGAGACCCTCCGCGCCGCTTTGCAGAACGCGTCGGACTCTTTCGGAGAAAACGACCGCCGAACGCAAAACTGGCAGATACAACTGAACAAAGCGCAAGCCGACCTCAACGGCATGGAAAAGGAACTCCAAAAAAACAACAGTGTGCTGGACAACGCCGGGAAAGAATTCGACGACGCCGAAAAGCAGGCGAATCAGTTCGGCAATGAAATCACAAGCGCATCAAAGCAGTCGGAAGAAGCGTCCGGGCGCTTTGATAAACTCGGCGGTGTCGTCAAGGGGATCGGCGCTTCCCTTGGCGTGGCTCTGGCCGGAATCGGCGCGGCTGCCGTGGGCGCGGGCAAATCGCTGGTGGATGCTTCCGTAAACTCCGCCGCCTACGCCGACGAAGTTCTTACGCTCTCCGACCAGACGCACGTCGGCACGGAGGCCCTGCAGGCCTACCAATACGCCGCCGAACTGATTGACACACCGCTCGAAACCTTTACCGCGAGCATGGCGCGGAATGTCCGGTCTATGGATTCGGCGGCGGGAGGCTCTAAGGAAGTGGCTGCGGCTTACGCAAGGCTCGGCGTTTCGATTCAGGATTCAAACGGACACCTGAGAAACGGTGAGGATGTTTACTGGTCGGCGATCGACGCACTCGGGCAGATATCCAATGAAACCGAGCGGGACGCGCTTTCGATGCAGATCTTCGGCAAATCCGCACAGGGCCTGAATCCGCTGATTGCGAAGGGCAGTGCGGGAATCAAAGAACTGACCGCCGAAGCGCAGAACATGGGCGCGGTCATGTCGGGCGACCAGCTTAATTCTCTCGGCAAGTTCGACGATACGGTTCAGCGTCTGAAATCCGGGGCGGAGGCCGCAAAGAATGTCATGGGTACAGTCCTTCTTCCGCAGATGCAGACGCTCGCCAGCTCCGGCGTGTCGCTGCTCGGCACCTTTACAAAGGGACTTTCGAACGCGGGCGGCGACTGGACAAAAATTTCAGCGGCTATCGCCGCGACGATTGGAGGACTGACCAGTTCCATCCTCGCAGAACTGCCGAAGGTCGTGCAGGCGGGGCTGGACATTGTGCTGTCAATCGGAAACGCAATCACGGCAAATCTGCCGACAATCATCAATTCGGCGGTTTCCATCGTCATGACGCTGGTGCAGGGACTGGTGAGCGCTTTGCCGCAGATCACGCAGGGCGCGCTGCAATTAGTTCTGTCACTGGTGGACGGTATCATCGCCAATCTTCCTCAGCTGGTGAACGCCGCGCTAACGATGGTGATTACGCTGGCGTCGGGCATCGGCGACGCACTCCCAAAGCTCATCCCCGCCATGATTGACGCGGTCCTTACAATTGTGAACACGCTTCTCAACAATATGGATCAGGTGCTTTCCGCCGCGTTCAAGATCATCGAAGGGCTGGCGAGAGGGCTGATCAATGCCCTGCCGAAGCTGATCGACCGACTGCCGCAGATCATCGATTCCATTGTGGATTTCATCGTGAACAACCTGCCGCTCATCATCGAAACCGGCGTAAAAATCATCATTGAACTGGCGGCTGGCTTGATCAAGGCGATACCGACGCTCGTGGCAAAGCTGCCGCAGATTATTTCCGCGATGGTAAGCGGTTTCGGCAAGCTGCTCGGCGCATTCAGCAATATCGGGAACAACATTGTATCCGGCATCTGGCAGGGCATTTCCGGGATGAAGGACTGGATTCATGCCAAAGTCCGTGATTTCTTTGGCGGAATCGTTGACAGTGTAAAGGGACTGCTTGGGATTCATTCCCCGTCCGCCGTGTTCGCCGGAATCGGCGGCTTCATGGCGCAGGGGCTCGGGCAGGGCTTCAGTAAGGCGATGAACGATGTTTCCGCCGATATGCAGAATTCGATTCCTACAAATTTTAACCTCAATCCTGCGCTGGGTGTCGGCGGGTTTGCAGGCGGTTCCGCTGGCATGGCGGGAGGCTCCGGCGGCTTTACGCTGCACATCGAGAATTTTGTGAACAACACGGAAAAGGACATCCAGCGTCTTGCCTATGAATTTGAATTCTATCGGCAGCAAGCAGCGGCGGCAAGGGGGAACGCGTGATGCTGAGCTTCACGTTCGGAGGCAAGAACAGCTTTCAGGACTTCGGTATCTTTGTGGCTTCCCGTCCGCATATCCCATCCCCGGAGCGCCGGGTGACCTACATCGACGTGCCGGGGATGGACTCCCGGCTCCGGCGCGACGAGGGCACCTACGGCGATATCACTCTTTCCGTGGAATGCTCGTTTCTCGGCGACCCCGTTCCGAAAATCAGCGCCGTTAAAGGATGGCTTCTGGGCGCTGGCGAAGCCGATCTGACTTTCAGCCACATTCCGGGTCGGAAGTATCGCGCGCAGGTGGTCAACAGCATCGACTTTGAAATCGTGCTGAAAATCACCTCGCATTTCGTGATTCTGTTCAACTGTCAGCCGTTCCAGTACGCGACGGACAATGCGCCAAT containing:
- a CDS encoding terminase large subunit, with amino-acid sequence MIISLPGVPKRTPFFILGGGAVDDFRTLKNYKPSRFKAAGSVYKERFADSAVYFVNNLRHTKGRWYGEPFELIDWQEQIIRDLFGIVRKFDECRQFRTAYVEIPKKQGKSELAAAVALLLTCADLEHGGEIYGCASDRSQASIVFDVAVNMVDQFPQLSKLMKLNIGQKRLTFTPLDSFYQVLSADAYTKHGLNAHGVIFDELHAQPNRQLFDVMTKGSGDAREQPLHFIITTAGTDRNSICWEMHQKAEDILRGKRIDPTFYPVIYSAADDEDWTSEEVWRRVNPSLGITVTMETMRQSFEDAKQNPVNENIFRQLRLNQWVKQSVRWMNMERWDSCDFKFDPKALENRICYGGLDLSSTTDITAFVLVFPPEDEEDKYVVLPFFWIPEESLETRVRRDHVPYDLWKAQGFLNTTEGDVIHYSFIEKFIEELGKKYNIKEIAFDRWGAWELTQNLEGLGFTVVPFGQGFKDMSPATKELMRLTLERKIAHAGNPPLRWMADNLCVSTDAAGNIKPNKQKATERIDGVVALIMALDRAIRNEGALPGSVYDTHSLLMYGEDGWN
- a CDS encoding phage portal protein; its protein translation is MGFFSRKKNPKNSLSTSKNFFWGGSTSGTFVNENTAMQTAAVYACVRVISEAIASLPLHVYRYEDTGSKLLPGHSLYNILHNAPNPEMTSFVFRETLMSHLLLWGNAYAQIIRDGGGRVLALYPLLPNKTDVWRGPDGQIYYTYWRNTDESRPNEKSGGVTLSKDDVLHIPGLSFDGLVGYSPIALTKNAVGMAIATEDYGASFFANNANPGGILEHPGTLKNPDQIRSAWEMLYKGGNKAHRIAVLEEGLKFHPISVPPEEAQFLETRKFQLDEIARIFRIPPHMVGDLEKSSFSNIEQQSLEFVKYTLDPWVVRWEQTMNQSLLLPSEKASVYIKFNLDGLLRGDYATRMNGYAIGRQNGWLSANDIRRLENMNEITPEEGGDLYLVNGNMVKMADAGAAYTKQSSENKGGSGT
- a CDS encoding head maturation protease, ClpP-related yields the protein MSEQLQANGSQDTPTPRRELPAAARRKFWNFVNNDGEERTLYLEGAIADETWWGDEATPKLFKDDLLSGSGDITIWINSPGGDVFAAAQIYNMLKEYSGKVTVKIDGIAASAASVVAMSGDQVLMSPVSNLMIHNPSTIAIGDGDEMLRAKAMLDEVKESIINAYEAKSGQSRAAISHMMNDETWMNAKKAVELHFADGILYTESAPQDTSGGLIFSRMAVQNSLLSKFPAKKPLPKVSATERESRLNLLK
- a CDS encoding phage major capsid protein, giving the protein MPTILELREKRAKAWEAAKVFLDLKKTPDGMLSAEDAAAYDKMEAEIIALKQQIDREERAREYEQELASPTSQPLTGNPGVPAQAQSGRASDAYKAAFWDAIRGRKAANALQVGTDSEGGYLVPDEFDRQLMETLEEQNIFRQLARIIQTASGDHKIPVVATKGTASWVDEEGQIPESDNSFSQVTLSAYKLATLIKVSQELLNDSIFPLESYIASEFARRIGAKEEEAFFVGDGTKKPTGVLAATGGAQVGKTTASATAITLDEILDLYYSLRSPYRAKAVFITNDTTVKTVRKLKDSNGQYLWQPAITASAPDTILGKPIYTSAYVPAVAASAKTVAFGDFSYYWIADRQGRTFQRLNELYATTGQVGFIATERVDGKLILPEAVQVLQQAAS
- a CDS encoding head-tail connector protein yields the protein MADLLDKVKKNLILEHNQDDILLQSFIAAATAYAEKYQHVADGFYAENTMSATTEQAIIMLSSHFYESRDGSTGGFFADSVPAGQQVWDTVNMLLRLDREWKV
- a CDS encoding helix-turn-helix transcriptional regulator, which produces MEINEQLKLFRQRAGKTQKDVADELGIDKSTYAHYESGRRTPSTKTWIQLAEALHFPVFPAQIQIVYPDGLLDKLETCLKENGDYTDDYKENNRRFWAINAVLDEIYKVHSEAMNIDDLPLNKLMDSHISTPYTFMNVALDVRGEKLINQAHECQSNLVKNISQIIE
- a CDS encoding head-tail adaptor protein, whose translation is MSFGKMNAFIDVVKTEQSKDADGFVTSTDTVLASARAYREDRHGNEIWANRAAWSAATSLFRFRRIPGVEIRPSLFIVCSGERFRILSAEDVRGRGMYTEVLAERLEPSKH
- a CDS encoding HK97-gp10 family putative phage morphogenesis protein yields the protein MAKVSFSMPADFLRKVSALGEKTDEIIPRVLEAGGEVAFEKVRDNLESVIGRDTKSPSRSTGELASALGLSPARMDKDGNFNVKVGFSEPRPDGESNAKIANILEYGKHGQPPKPFLKPAKTQARKPGIEAMKEKLEEEIKKI